The following nucleotide sequence is from Solanum dulcamara chromosome 7, daSolDulc1.2, whole genome shotgun sequence.
gtacaataaattttgacgttgagaaattcaatgggactaatttctcattatgaaaaatgaaaataaaagcaatattgagaaaagacaattgtttagctgcaattgaaggcaggcccacaaactttgttgatgacagcaagtggaacgacatagacagcaatgcagttgctgatctacacttgacactagctgatcaagtgttgtctagtgtagcgaaaaagcggacggcgaaggaaatatgggatactcttacagggttgtatgaggccaagtctttgcataataaaatcttcttaaaaagaagattttatactcttcgaatgacagagtccatgttagttactgaacacatcaatgctttgaatactctattttcgcaacttacaacaatgggttgcaaaatagagggtacTGAAtatgcggagcttctacttcaaagtttgcctgactcgtatgatcaactcatcatcaacctgacgaataATACaaacagtctagttttcgatgaaattgcagccgatgtcttggaagaagaaaatcggcgcaaaaataaggaagacagacaagcaagttcgcagcaagctgaagccttgatgatggtgagagaaagaccaacggaacgtggccccagtgggagttACAATCATgacagatctcaatcaagaagtaagaagaatatcaagtgttacaactttggcaagaaaggacacttcaagaaagattatcggttcaagaagaagagtgaaaaccatgagccatcaaatgctaaagggaatgttgcatgtacctcggatgatggcgatattttatgtagtgaggcaatatcaaataatgaaggcagaaaacgttttgctgatgtctggatcatggacacaggagcaacatggcacatgacttctaGGAGAGAATGgctccatcaatataatcctatctcaggagggtctgtgtttATGGGAaatgatcatgctttggatgttattggtattgggtccatcaaaataaagatgtatgatggcacggttcgcaccatccaggaggtacgacatgtaaaagacttgaagaagaatctattgtctttaggacaactagatgataatggatgttcgtataagactcatggtggagtcatgagaatatcgaaaggagcgcttgtagtgatgaaagcggaaaaacttactgcaaatctatatgtgcttaaaggtgaaatacaccaagaaggagaaacatcaaccgcgtcaccaagttcatttgaagaatcaacgatgatgtggcatcgtaaacttggccatatgtcggaacgaggtttgaagattcttgctgagcaaaaacttctttcagggctcaaaaaggtttcactacccttttgtgagcattgtgttaccactaagcaaaatagactgaagtttagcagttcctctgctaaaagcaaggaaatactagatctggtccactctgatgtttGGCAAGCACCGatggagtctctaggaggagcgaaatatttcgtgtcatttatcgataattactttcggagaagttgggtgtatccaatcaaaagGAAGACAGatgttttttcaattttcaaagaattcaaagcgcgggtggaacttgaatctgagaaaaagatcaagtgtttgaggacagataatggaggaaaatacactggtgatgaattaaataacttctgtaaacaagaaagTATTAAACGgtagttcacggtggcatatactccacaataaaatggagtagcagagcggatgaacagaaccttgttggaacggacaagagctatgttggcaactgtagggttggaaaaaccattctgggcagaagcagtcaaaaccgcctgttatgtgatcaatcggtcaccatcaaccgcaattgatctgaaaacgccaatggagatgtggacaagAAAACcaactgattattctcgcttacatatatttggaagtcctgcttatgttatgttcaacacacaagaaaaatcaaagttggatccaaaatccaagaaatgcattttcttagggtatgctgatggagtcaaggggtatcgcttgtgggatcccacagcccgcaaggtggtaatcagcagggatgttgtatttgttgaaaacaaaatACAAGCAAAaaaaggtagcacttcaaaagaaaaactagagactactacagttaaagttgaaaaaatagaagaagttccagtttcttctgaagcagcaccagagcacgaaaaataagagcaagctgagatcgaaactccagaagttcgacagtcaactagggagagaagagaaccatcttggcactcagattattctatggagagtaatattgcatactgtctattaacagaagatggagagccttcaacctttcaatgagatattttctccggtggttcgactcacaacaattcgagtggtcctggcgatgtgtgctatatttgacttgtacttggaatagttagatgtcaaaactgcatttcttcatggagaacttgtagaggaaatttatatgctccaaccagaagattctgaagaacagggaaaagagaacttggtttgcaggttgaacaaatctctatatagTCTCTAACAagcgccgagatgttggtataagagatttgattccttcattataagccttggatacaacagacatagttcagatccttgtgtttattacaagagatttagtgatgaagattttgttaatttgctgttgtatgttgacgacatgttggtagcaggccccaacaaagatcgtctcataaatttaaaggcacagttggctagggagtttgaaatgaaggacttgggaccagcaaacaagattctagggatgcaaattcaccgagacagagataataggaagatttggctttctcaaaagaactacttgaagaaaatcttgagacgcttcaagatgcaagacagtaagtcaatttctaccccacttcctattaatttcaagttatcctcaagtatgtgtcCTAGTAATGAAGCAGAGaagatggagatgtctcgagtaccgtatgcatcagcaatggaaagtttaatgttcgctatggtatgtacaagacctgacattgcacaagcagtgggagtggttagtcgatacatggctaatcctggtagagagcattggaaaactgttaagaggatcctgagatacatcaagggtaccttagatgttacaatgtgttatggaggatcagactttactgttaaaggttatgttcattcagattatgcaggtgatcttgataaaagcaagtccaccacaggttatgtgtttactcttgctggaggagctgtaagctgggtttcaaaactgcaatctatcgtggctacatctacgacgaaagcagaatatgtagcagctacacaagctagcaaagaggcaatatggatgcagatgttattggaggagctcgggcacaaacaagagaagattgctctattttgtgacagtcagagcgctttgcatcttgcaaagaatccggcatttcattcaagaacaaagcacatacgagtacagtatcactttgtccgtgagaaggtggaagaaggcagtgtggatattcagaaaattcacactaatgacaacctaacagatatgtttacgaagccgatcaacagtgacaagttcatatggtgtcaatcttctattggcctagcagaaacgtaacatcgcagtaattgggtagaaaggatggtgtgaagacttaattgattctcaattaaatcttcaagtgggagaatgtaaAAGTCAAAAAAGAGGGCAAAAGTTGGTGTGAAtgtaaaagtcaaaaaaaggggGTAAGGTTGGCCGCAACTTTGTTTGACAAAGTTGGTAGCAATTTTGTTTGACACGGTAAGAAAACGCGTATACGCGTTTtctttctcctataaatagaggacctcttgccctcatttaaatcatcctagaaagagagagtaagaatacaaatagagttatacaccaagataaatattgtagttttgagtgtcctctttagtagttgttccttttacaagagaaaagtgttaattgttgttttctacttgtatttgagaacagtgtactccatattttatagTGAAATCCTTCTATCCCGTGGTTTTTCCATTCTATCATTTAGagaggtttccacgtaaaattctcgtgtccaatttattttcattattttcatcatatcaaactttagttgtggtgctccTCCCCCAACAATAAATATGACTAATCTAAGTGTAGCAACAATTCATTTTTATCAGTCAAAATTGTAAAGATATGAGAATATGAGAGATTTTGATGTTAGTACAAATCAATATACATCATTGAAAAGAAGACCACAAAGTGAAGGAAACCTAGTGCGACATGGAAACTCGGCAAACCAACGACGAAAAGGAGACGTTGCTAGGAAAGAATTACAAAGTAAGACAATAAAACAATCCTTGTCCAAAAAGGATTCTAAAAAGTTGCGCAACAGAAGAAACTACATTTTTGCCATAGCAAACTTATCAAATGAAAATGTATTTCAAAATCTAGAATGTGCCTTCAACAATtgtcttcttttgattttcaaaaatgccGCCACACAGACATGCAAAATCGCAATAATATCCACAAACATTAACTTGAGTCTCTTTCCCCAATTAAGTTTGATGGTGGGATAAAATTAGACATATGGTGGTCTTCATGATGatgtgaatattttttttttcatggcTTTGTTTTCACGAGGAGAGGTGGGATAAAATTAGCCATTAATGATAAAGGTGGGAGAGGTGCTAAAGGTAGAGGTGGAGGGGGAAATGGTGGTGGTTGCAACAATTTTTCAAACTAGAGCTGTAGAGGAGGGATTGAGGCGGCGACAAATTACCCCTAATGTATCCCCTAATATTTTCCCTAAAATGAAGCTTTCATAAAGAATTAGTGTAAGGAAGGagaaggatttttttttttaaaaaaattaattggtgAAATACATGTGTCAAGCGCGTGTGTTTCACCACAAGATATATGACTGGGTATAACGTTTTAAGGGGTCATTTATTCCACTTTAAACTAGTTCAGGGGTAATAGGACTCTTGTAAAATATAAGTGTGTAGTTGAGAATTCGACAATAGACTGGAGGGACATTTGACTATTTTCtttaagtgtattaaagtatgtgataaatatattatccatgaataaaacttgtattatatatattttataattattctcgataatatgtattaaaactgcaTTATAACTAtccagtgaaaaaaaatattattgctataaataataaatattttcttaatagacCATATCTACGTAAGTTTCCCTTCAACCATTAGGCAGTGGGTCCATTATATTTCTGGGCAGACTTTGGGTTTTCAGGTTTTCATGGGCCCAATTTCTATTCATCAGATCAAAAGGACCAACATAATTGATCAGCCCCTCTTTCAGTTGGGCCGATCACGCTCAACGATCTCGAGAAGTAAAATGAATTCATAATTTGGTCGAAAAAAAAAAGCAAGGCTATGCCGTAAGAGGCAGACAAAGTTTTCTTAACATGTGCCGAGCAAATAAGATACTGCACAATTTATGCCGGATCAGGCAAAAGTTCTCTTAAGTTATGCAGAGCGAAATTAGATCATTGATAAGTATATTTTGGCatacaattttttattaaatgaataataaagataaaaattaaagaccGTACCAAAATAGGGGCAATCTGTGCAAACACTTGTTCTTACTTTGTCCCTAAAACGTGTCTACTTTTCTAAGAAAAAGTACGTAGAAGAAATAAATTAGGTGATAATCCTCCCAAGTTATTGACCACCATTTGCATATATTACATCCAATCGCCAAAAAATCCAGAAACAATACTCATGCAATGAacaaaaagaaagcaaaaaGAGCAATTGTATAATACTTAAACATATTAAGCAGCCTATTTTGAATTCCTCTATACATTAAATAGCTTTAGCAGCAACCCGGCATACGGTATATATATCAACTGCGAACCATCAACAAAAAGGACAATAGGAGTAGTACTAAATTATTGTATGAACCTGTAAACACAACTGCTGCCGAAGGAGGGGAAGTACCAGGAGCTGGAGTAGCAATATCAGTTGTGTTTTCCTTAGCACAAGTGTACTTGCATCGACTGGGACGAACAACCCTGTATACGCCACTGCTTGCTAGGAGGTATACATCCTTATTGTTATCCTCACCATATGAGAAAATGTAGCCCAAAGCTGGAACTGTGCTTCTTGGAACCAATGCACAATTCATAGGGGAATTTCCAGCACAAGTGAATGGAATTTCTGTCGTGTTAAATTTTCCACTGTCTTCAGGGATTTCAGTGCCTGCCCACATAGCACCTGCATATAAATCCGCATACAGATATCTGCAATATAGAGTTCATCTATATATGTTAATTaccataaaattatataatacaACACTTGGGAAAGAATTGAATTAGTAGACATGCCTTCCGGACATGCAAGGATCGGTCGTGGACCTATAGAAGTATCCACCAGTGATTGAGGCTGAACCTTCATCCTTGTTTATATCAGAGTGATTATAACCCATGACTGGGAAAATTGGGTTTATAGATGTATTTTCTGAAGATGATTTTGGAGGAGTGAATAGTCTGGGGCCTTCATACATACGCCAACCATAGTTTCCTCCCTTGGTGATTATATCCACCTCTTCATAATGATCCTATGGGATAAAAATCCAATGTGTCAAATCCAGAACAATTGAATGAACTTATGGAGTGAGGAAATGTATGGATTCTTGGTATATATTTTGTATGGAGCTTGAAAGTGGACAGATAAGATTCCAGGAGAGCAAAATTCTGGAACATTACCTGGCCTACATCTGCACACATGAAGTAAGATGGCCTTGCAGAATCAAAGCTGCAGCGCCAAGGATTTCGCATTCCTAGTGCCCATATCTCTGGCTGTAACTCTTTATCTTCAATATAAGGATTATCCCTTGGAATGGTGTAGTTTCCCCATAACCCAAGCTTGGTTATATTTGCAGCACCTAAGACAACCACACATAAAATAAGGGGCAACTCAACTGAATAAAAAATGCTTCATTTCCGTCCTAGAATGCGTCACTCTCAAACAATTTGACAGTACATGGGGATCAACAACAAAGGTTTTGGCAAGAAATGCACGGAAGATGCAAAAAGAAAAGCAGAACAAAAAGCCTGACAGACACGGAACAAGAAGAAAACTTGCAGCTGAAAAATAAGCAGCTAAAATTTTGCCAAAGATGAAATATCAGGAATGATTCACTTGCTGACAATGAACTTCTCTTTTTGTACTTTGCAAAGATGACCAAGACAAGAGAGTCTGCTATTTCCTAATTGGGACTACAAAGAATCAGATAACCGTTTAGAATCTTTTTACAACACGCATTATGATTAGCTTAGAGTAGTGGCAAGACCATCAAAGTTAGCATTCACAAATGGATATAAGAAATGCTGCAAATTGATATAAAGAGTATTTTTTTAAGAACTTGAAGACAACTTACTTGGTGTGCTATCAACATCAAGTCTCATAATCTTTCCAAGCAACGACTTCTTGTTTTGGGAAAAATTGTAAGGATCTCCACTACCCCCACCGTCTCCCATCATGAAATACAAATATCCATCGTTAGGTCCAAAAAGAATCTGGCCTCCATGATGAGCGGTAAAAGGAAGGCCCATGGTGAATATTCTTCTGACTTCATTCGGGCTGGCAGATTTTGCCTGGAAAAGATCAAATAAATTGTGATTAGTCAGAGTCAAACAATATCGGAAAAGATTACTCCTTTTAGACTGAAAATTACCTCTGATGGCTGGTTTGTTGTCCCATTGGCAGTAAATTCTGCTACAACTACTTGATATTGGCATGGCCGGGTACCACTATCACTAGGTAGTTTTGATGGATCACAATCCACATCCGAGTTACAAGAGCATCTTCCTGCACATCCGGCCCATGATTGCTTATCGCAATTGAACGAAGCAAAGAAACGACCATTTTGTGAGAACTTTGGATGAAATGCAATCCCCATCATACCAAATTGAGTGTCAAAATGAACATCATCAGTTAGATCCAGAAAAGGATTGGACTCATCAAGCTCTAACACCTTTCCAGAGTCAATTTCTGGAATGGCAGCCAACCATATTTTCCCTTGCTGACTCGAGAAAAAGGCACGATTAGAACCATCAGGATGAGCAGCCATATCAAGATAACTACCATTTCCTATCTTCTCAAGGCACAAACCGCCTGGAGGACTTGAAGGTTCAGTAGTATTTAAGGCAACAGGTTCTCCAGCAAAGCATACTGATCCATCACCAGAAGCTCCTCCAAATGCATTACAGAAATCATCTTGTGATTGCCAGAGATCCGTCAACTTGGTGGAATTAGACTCTACAGGTATTGGAGTTCGACCTCTCAAGGAAGCAGCAAAGGGAGAATTCAGGATGGACACATTTTGACATGTAGTCCAAACTTTAGAGCAAAAGTTATTCGTAGCTTGGCTAGATTGAGTAAAATTTGCTGAAGTTGTGGAGTTGCACAGTACAGGAAGTTGTCTAGGAGCAGAACTAGTACTAAAGAGATCTGCTGAAAATTGATCACATTTCTGCAGTAGGTGAAAATATAGAAATCCATGCATCAAGATCCAATAGGGAAGATAGATGCACATTTGTAAACCGATAATTTGAACAATCCTCAGTAATATTTCTAATCCTACCATCTTCCTTAACCAATTACATGAGATACGAGTCCAACAAAAAACGGAAGTGTATAGCTTCCAAATAGATCAGTACAACTATCTCAGAGAGCCATCTTGATACAGATGATTGTCGGGAAATTTCGTCTTTTGATCTCAGAAATCAGGAGTTTTTAAATAGGATGAATCTCTGGTTTTATATAAAACAGGCATTAAAATAATTGGCAGCCTAACTGATTAGATGTAGTATAGATCCTTAATACAAAATGCCTATCCTAAAACAAATATATTCATGCTGCAAAACTAGGAAAATAGGAAATGAATATGTTCCTAACTATATATTGCCACTAAGGTATTAGTAATGAGGGCCTTAGAAGCTTGTAAAAGCAGCATGAATCTAATATCTGGATTAATTCAATTCCAGTTTATTAAATTTTGCTGTATCTGGACAGATGCCTTATTTAAAGAATTCTCTAGCATAGAGCAAGAGCTGCAACTACATTGTTCCGCGCTAATGAAGGGATTTAATCGACTGAAGACTAACTATATGTTCATGATTACTCAGAACAAGTGGTTGCATTTagcaagaaaatataaatttacacAGAACAAGGTTCGTCTTACCGCACAAAGGATAGACTTTACAAGAGAAGCACAACCAGAATCAGAAA
It contains:
- the LOC129895606 gene encoding HIPL1 protein-like isoform X3 codes for the protein MNISDSGCASLVKSILCAKCDQFSADLFSTSSAPRQLPVLCNSTTSANFTQSSQATNNFCSKVWTTCQNVSILNSPFAASLRGRTPIPVESNSTKLTDLWQSQDDFCNAFGGASGDGSVCFAGEPVALNTTEPSSPPGGLCLEKIGNGSYLDMAAHPDGSNRAFFSSQQGKIWLAAIPEIDSGKVLELDESNPFLDLTDDVHFDTQFGMMGIAFHPKFSQNGRFFASFNCDKQSWAGCAGRCSCNSDVDCDPSKLPSDSGTRPCQYQVVVAEFTANGTTNQPSEAKSASPNEVRRIFTMGLPFTAHHGGQILFGPNDGYLYFMMGDGGGSGDPYNFSQNKKSLLGKIMRLDVDSTPSAANITKLGLWGNYTIPRDNPYIEDKELQPEIWALGMRNPWRCSFDSARPSYFMCADVGQDHYEEVDIITKGGNYGWRMYEGPRLFTPPKSSSENTSINPIFPVMGYNHSDINKDEGSASITGGYFYRSTTDPCMSGRYLYADLYAGAMWAGTEIPEDSGKFNTTEIPFTCAGNSPMNCALVPRSTVPALGYIFSYGEDNNKDVYLLASSGVYRVVRPSRCKYTCAKENTTDIATPAPGTSPPSAAVVFTGSYNNLVLLLLSFLLMVRS
- the LOC129895606 gene encoding HIPL1 protein-like isoform X1; the encoded protein is MLVVMGSSHFLIILLLNFLLIPSFSLPLCTDSRAPLPQKTPLTFCPYKGTSCCSSGDDKQLKNQYDAMNISDSGCASLVKSILCAKCDQFSADLFSTSSAPRQLPVLCNSTTSANFTQSSQATNNFCSKVWTTCQNVSILNSPFAASLRGRTPIPVESNSTKLTDLWQSQDDFCNAFGGASGDGSVCFAGEPVALNTTEPSSPPGGLCLEKIGNGSYLDMAAHPDGSNRAFFSSQQGKIWLAAIPEIDSGKVLELDESNPFLDLTDDVHFDTQFGMMGIAFHPKFSQNGRFFASFNCDKQSWAGCAGRCSCNSDVDCDPSKLPSDSGTRPCQYQVVVAEFTANGTTNQPSEAKSASPNEVRRIFTMGLPFTAHHGGQILFGPNDGYLYFMMGDGGGSGDPYNFSQNKKSLLGKIMRLDVDSTPSAANITKLGLWGNYTIPRDNPYIEDKELQPEIWALGMRNPWRCSFDSARPSYFMCADVGQDHYEEVDIITKGGNYGWRMYEGPRLFTPPKSSSENTSINPIFPVMGYNHSDINKDEGSASITGGYFYRSTTDPCMSGRYLYADLYAGAMWAGTEIPEDSGKFNTTEIPFTCAGNSPMNCALVPRSTVPALGYIFSYGEDNNKDVYLLASSGVYRVVRPSRCKYTCAKENTTDIATPAPGTSPPSAAVVFTGSYNNLVLLLLSFLLMVRS
- the LOC129895606 gene encoding HIPL1 protein-like isoform X2, with the protein product MGSSHFLIILLLNFLLIPSFSLPLCTDSRAPLPQKTPLTFCPYKGTSCCSSGDDKQLKNQYDAMNISDSGCASLVKSILCAKCDQFSADLFSTSSAPRQLPVLCNSTTSANFTQSSQATNNFCSKVWTTCQNVSILNSPFAASLRGRTPIPVESNSTKLTDLWQSQDDFCNAFGGASGDGSVCFAGEPVALNTTEPSSPPGGLCLEKIGNGSYLDMAAHPDGSNRAFFSSQQGKIWLAAIPEIDSGKVLELDESNPFLDLTDDVHFDTQFGMMGIAFHPKFSQNGRFFASFNCDKQSWAGCAGRCSCNSDVDCDPSKLPSDSGTRPCQYQVVVAEFTANGTTNQPSEAKSASPNEVRRIFTMGLPFTAHHGGQILFGPNDGYLYFMMGDGGGSGDPYNFSQNKKSLLGKIMRLDVDSTPSAANITKLGLWGNYTIPRDNPYIEDKELQPEIWALGMRNPWRCSFDSARPSYFMCADVGQDHYEEVDIITKGGNYGWRMYEGPRLFTPPKSSSENTSINPIFPVMGYNHSDINKDEGSASITGGYFYRSTTDPCMSGRYLYADLYAGAMWAGTEIPEDSGKFNTTEIPFTCAGNSPMNCALVPRSTVPALGYIFSYGEDNNKDVYLLASSGVYRVVRPSRCKYTCAKENTTDIATPAPGTSPPSAAVVFTGSYNNLVLLLLSFLLMVRS